From the genome of Ectobacillus sp. JY-23, one region includes:
- a CDS encoding LacI family DNA-binding transcriptional regulator: MSTIEDVAKLAGLSRTTVSRVINNHPYVSDDKKKRVAVAMHTLGFVPNSAARRLRKQRAETIAVLVPRVTNPFFSKLIESLEMAASEYKYKLIICQTRYLPEKELEYLQLLATKQVDGIILCSLQNKWEHVEPYLEHGPIVLCNEYAEEAKIPTVKFNQIEGAYEATKHLLEQGHRRLLFCSGSEQSMVVQHRKMGFLRAVAEHKLQVESVEFIENAYDIEDGRRVFHAISHMNKIPTAIFAGGDEVAAGIISEAKRNLWHVPEQLAVVGFDNQLLSEITEPAITTVCQPVDKMAYKVIEVIMDKIVTKRYRHKEIYEFDLELVVKGSTVKNMMMLA; encoded by the coding sequence GTGTCAACAATTGAGGACGTTGCAAAGCTGGCGGGGTTATCTCGAACAACCGTATCACGCGTAATCAACAACCATCCATACGTATCGGATGATAAAAAGAAAAGGGTTGCAGTTGCGATGCATACGCTCGGTTTTGTGCCGAATTCTGCTGCGCGGAGGCTTCGTAAGCAAAGGGCAGAGACAATTGCTGTTTTAGTGCCTCGTGTAACGAACCCCTTTTTCAGTAAGTTAATAGAGTCGCTCGAGATGGCGGCTTCGGAATACAAATATAAACTTATTATTTGTCAAACGCGTTATTTGCCGGAAAAAGAGCTGGAATATTTACAGCTATTAGCTACGAAACAAGTAGACGGTATCATCTTGTGCTCACTTCAAAATAAATGGGAGCACGTTGAACCCTATCTAGAACATGGCCCAATCGTACTTTGTAATGAGTATGCAGAAGAAGCAAAAATACCAACAGTTAAGTTTAACCAAATTGAAGGCGCTTACGAAGCTACAAAGCATTTATTGGAGCAAGGACATCGCCGTTTGTTGTTCTGTAGTGGTAGTGAGCAAAGTATGGTTGTACAGCATCGTAAAATGGGATTTTTACGAGCAGTAGCAGAACATAAGCTACAGGTAGAGTCTGTAGAATTTATTGAAAACGCATATGATATTGAAGATGGACGCCGTGTGTTTCATGCAATTTCACACATGAACAAAATTCCAACCGCTATTTTCGCTGGCGGTGATGAGGTGGCGGCCGGCATCATATCCGAAGCAAAGCGTAATCTATGGCATGTACCGGAACAACTTGCGGTTGTAGGGTTTGATAATCAGTTGCTTTCTGAGATTACCGAGCCTGCTATTACAACAGTGTGTCAACCTGTAGATAAAATGGCTTATAAAGTGATCGAAGTGATAATGGACAAGATTGTCACAAAACGATACCGTCACAAAGAAATATACGAATTTGATTTAGAGCTCGTTGTAAAAGGATCGACTGTAAAAAATATGATGATGTTAGCATGA
- the aceB gene encoding malate synthase A, with product MTTQTSGVSITGRLSLGYSDILTPEALKFLKALHENFNDRRKELLQKRKEKQEAIDRGVFPTFLPETAHIRNSNWTIAPLPADLQDRRVEITGPVDRKMVINALNSGARMFMADFEDANAPMWENNLDGQVNLRDAVNRTISFVSSNGKEYKLNEKTAVLLVRPRGWHLNEKHVLIEGEEISGSLFDFGLFFFHNAKTLLASGSGPYFYLPKLQSYLEARLWNDVFIYAQEYIGIPKGSIKATVLLETIHAAFEMDEILYELREHSAGLNCGRWDYIFSYLKTFAKHEAFLLPDRAQVTMTAPFMEAYCLRVIQTCHRRNAPAMGGMAAQIPIKNDPQANEEAFQKVRADKEREANNGHDGTWVAHPGLVSVALEVFNRVMPNANQIDRKREDVHVTEEELLRVPTGTITEQGLRTNINVGIQYIASWLSGRGAAPIHNLMEDAATAEISRAQVWQWVRHPEGRFENSTNITMELVAQYQEEEVEKIKREGAYEPDKLQQASRLFTALVQDDNFVEFLTLPGYELL from the coding sequence ATGACGACACAAACATCGGGAGTGTCCATCACAGGGCGACTATCGCTTGGGTATTCTGATATTTTGACACCAGAAGCACTTAAATTTTTGAAGGCTCTTCATGAAAACTTCAATGACCGGCGAAAAGAGCTGCTTCAAAAGCGCAAGGAAAAGCAGGAAGCAATTGACCGAGGTGTGTTTCCGACATTCTTGCCGGAAACAGCCCATATTAGAAATAGCAATTGGACGATTGCACCTCTTCCTGCAGATTTGCAAGATCGTCGTGTGGAAATAACAGGGCCCGTAGACAGAAAGATGGTTATTAATGCATTGAATTCTGGCGCTCGTATGTTTATGGCCGACTTTGAAGATGCTAATGCACCGATGTGGGAAAACAATCTAGATGGACAAGTAAATTTACGTGATGCAGTGAATCGTACCATTTCATTTGTCAGTTCAAATGGAAAAGAGTACAAGTTGAATGAAAAGACAGCGGTTCTTTTAGTGAGACCACGCGGATGGCATTTAAACGAAAAGCATGTGTTGATTGAAGGTGAAGAAATATCTGGCAGTTTGTTTGACTTCGGTTTATTTTTCTTTCATAACGCCAAAACACTTTTGGCAAGCGGAAGCGGACCTTATTTTTACTTGCCGAAGCTGCAAAGCTATCTAGAAGCGCGCCTTTGGAATGACGTGTTCATCTATGCGCAGGAATACATCGGTATCCCTAAAGGGTCTATTAAAGCCACGGTTCTGCTTGAAACCATTCATGCCGCATTTGAAATGGATGAGATTTTATATGAGCTACGCGAGCATTCAGCGGGGCTCAATTGCGGACGCTGGGATTATATCTTTAGCTATTTAAAAACATTTGCGAAGCACGAAGCATTTCTGCTGCCTGATCGAGCGCAGGTAACGATGACTGCACCGTTTATGGAGGCGTATTGTCTACGTGTCATTCAAACATGCCATCGCCGCAATGCCCCGGCAATGGGTGGGATGGCAGCCCAAATTCCTATTAAAAATGATCCACAAGCGAATGAAGAAGCCTTCCAAAAGGTTCGGGCTGACAAGGAGAGAGAAGCAAACAACGGCCACGATGGTACATGGGTAGCGCATCCAGGCCTTGTGTCTGTGGCATTGGAAGTTTTTAATCGGGTTATGCCAAACGCTAATCAGATTGATAGAAAAAGAGAAGATGTACATGTAACGGAGGAAGAGTTACTGCGAGTGCCAACTGGTACTATTACGGAACAAGGGCTGCGGACGAATATTAATGTCGGCATTCAGTATATTGCGTCATGGCTTAGTGGCAGGGGAGCGGCACCTATCCATAACCTAATGGAGGATGCAGCAACAGCCGAGATTTCTCGCGCCCAGGTGTGGCAATGGGTACGTCATCCAGAAGGACGCTTTGAAAATAGCACCAACATTACAATGGAATTGGTTGCGCAATATCAGGAGGAAGAAGTAGAGAAGATTAAGCGAGAAGGTGCGTATGAACCAGATAAACTGCAACAAGCATCTCGGTTGTTCACAGCTTTGGTACAGGATGATAACTTTGTAGAATTTTTAACGTTGCCTGGATACGAACTATTATAA
- a CDS encoding TVP38/TMEM64 family protein has protein sequence MELQTIQQYFTIENMQQLLQSYRNFGPMAGILLPMLEAFLPFLPLFAFIMANAAAYGLWGGFFYSWLGSCIGSLLLFLLIRSFGRHRFFGFVNRHPKVRKSMSWIERKGFGPIFLLFCLPFSPSALINVVAGLSRISKKQFVLALLLGKVVMILGMSYIGYDIFSFVKKPIKTLIVAGIVFVLWYIGKKIEIRLELGKE, from the coding sequence ATGGAGCTTCAAACAATACAGCAATACTTCACAATTGAAAATATGCAACAGCTACTACAAAGCTATCGGAATTTTGGACCGATGGCTGGTATTTTGCTTCCGATGCTTGAAGCATTTTTACCATTTTTACCTCTGTTTGCATTTATTATGGCAAACGCTGCAGCATATGGCCTTTGGGGAGGTTTTTTTTATTCTTGGCTCGGTTCCTGTATCGGCTCATTGTTGCTATTTTTACTAATTCGGAGCTTTGGAAGACATCGGTTTTTTGGATTTGTCAATCGTCATCCAAAGGTTCGTAAATCTATGAGCTGGATTGAGCGGAAGGGATTCGGACCCATTTTTCTACTTTTTTGTTTACCTTTTTCTCCATCGGCACTCATCAATGTGGTTGCTGGCCTTTCAAGGATTAGCAAGAAACAATTCGTTCTTGCTCTGTTACTCGGGAAAGTAGTCATGATTTTAGGTATGAGTTATATTGGCTACGATATATTCTCTTTTGTCAAAAAGCCGATCAAAACATTAATTGTAGCTGGTATTGTGTTTGTTTTATGGTATATAGGTAAGAAAATCGAAATAAGACTTGAGCTGGGAAAAGAGTAG
- a CDS encoding competence protein ComK: MARQERFEDEDLVRCADSYIINKDTIAVLPVTRVGKPTISMVIEEEQVIYILQEPVDIIKTSCRSYGSSLEGRIEGTRELIGTVNKAPIVIHDRLYYFPTTSYTREDCAWISHSHAAKSKPLSPKTLLLKFINGQTIKLPMSHQSFTNQLNRTAQLRSVYENSRERRKFPYLVVLEAEELLGNQKGKSTYLSDWKD, from the coding sequence ATGGCAAGACAGGAACGTTTTGAAGATGAGGATCTTGTGAGATGTGCAGACAGCTATATTATAAATAAAGACACGATAGCTGTGTTGCCAGTAACAAGGGTGGGAAAACCAACTATTTCAATGGTTATCGAAGAAGAACAAGTAATCTATATCTTACAAGAACCTGTTGATATTATAAAGACGAGTTGTCGCTCTTATGGCTCCAGCCTAGAGGGCAGAATTGAAGGAACTCGTGAGTTAATCGGAACCGTCAATAAAGCTCCTATTGTTATTCATGATCGGTTATATTATTTTCCTACAACATCTTATACAAGAGAAGATTGTGCTTGGATCTCTCATTCACATGCTGCAAAAAGTAAACCCCTCTCACCTAAGACCCTACTTTTGAAATTTATTAATGGACAGACGATTAAATTACCTATGTCTCATCAATCCTTCACCAATCAATTGAATCGAACAGCACAGCTCCGCTCTGTATACGAAAATAGCAGGGAGCGTCGTAAATTTCCTTATCTTGTGGTCTTAGAGGCAGAAGAGCTTTTAGGCAATCAGAAAGGAAAGAGTACTTACTTATCGGATTGGAAAGATTGA
- the yhfH gene encoding protein YhfH: MLQNPMEFFRNLPPKNCCKCGKEIDEQHEAYHNQCEDCIHTGEC; this comes from the coding sequence ATGTTACAAAATCCAATGGAGTTTTTCAGAAATTTACCGCCAAAAAACTGTTGCAAGTGCGGTAAAGAGATTGATGAACAACACGAAGCGTACCACAATCAATGTGAAGACTGCATTCATACAGGAGAATGCTGA
- a CDS encoding fatty acid--CoA ligase family protein: MNLVHSLLETAREKGEKPAYIFGDKATSYAELGGAVTKFASGLSKLGVKQGDHVALLLGNSPYFVIGLYGAMRVGATVIPINPIYAPDEIQYILQNGDVKTIIGLDVLLSVMQHLAPTLPGVEHIIVCPTSETEVVETEKMKSFTSVIAAGDFSLPMPELKDDDTAIILYTSGTTGKPKGAMLTHRNLYSNASDVASYLQYTEHDKVVAALPMFHVFCLTVSLNAPIVNGATVLIIPKFSPKEVFRVVSSYEATVFAGVPTMYNFLFQYPEGNPDDWKTLRLCISGGASLPVALLENFEKKFNVMISEGYGLSEASPVTCFNPLDRPRKAGSIGTNIINVENKIVNELGDEVKPGQVGELIVRGPNVMKGYYKMPEDTAATIRDGWLYTGDLARMDKEGYFYIVDRKKDLIIVGGYNVYPREVEEVLYKHPAVMEAVVLGIPDYNLGEAVKAYVVMNDASVSKVELLTYCAQHLAKYKVPSSIEFLEELPKNTTGKILRRALKEEVRV; this comes from the coding sequence GTGAATCTCGTTCACTCACTGTTAGAGACGGCAAGGGAGAAGGGAGAAAAGCCGGCTTATATCTTTGGAGATAAAGCCACATCGTACGCGGAGTTAGGTGGCGCTGTTACGAAATTTGCAAGCGGTTTGTCTAAGCTAGGGGTAAAGCAGGGCGATCACGTGGCGTTGCTGCTGGGAAATTCACCGTATTTTGTTATCGGTCTTTACGGAGCAATGCGTGTTGGTGCAACTGTCATTCCAATTAATCCAATTTACGCACCAGATGAAATTCAGTATATTTTGCAAAATGGTGATGTGAAAACGATTATTGGACTTGATGTATTGTTATCGGTGATGCAGCATCTTGCACCGACGTTACCGGGCGTGGAGCATATTATTGTATGTCCAACGTCCGAAACAGAAGTTGTGGAAACAGAAAAAATGAAATCGTTTACAAGTGTAATTGCTGCAGGCGATTTTTCACTTCCGATGCCGGAGTTAAAAGATGATGATACGGCAATCATTTTGTATACGTCCGGTACGACAGGAAAACCGAAGGGAGCTATGCTAACGCACCGAAATTTGTACAGCAATGCCAGTGATGTAGCTTCTTATTTACAGTATACGGAGCATGATAAAGTAGTAGCGGCACTGCCTATGTTCCATGTATTCTGTTTAACTGTTTCTTTAAATGCACCAATCGTAAATGGTGCTACGGTTTTAATCATACCGAAATTTAGTCCAAAAGAAGTATTTCGCGTCGTAAGCAGCTATGAGGCAACTGTATTCGCCGGAGTACCTACTATGTACAACTTCTTATTTCAGTATCCAGAAGGAAATCCTGATGATTGGAAAACGCTGCGTCTATGTATTTCAGGAGGAGCATCGTTACCAGTCGCGTTGCTTGAAAACTTTGAAAAGAAATTTAATGTGATGATTTCCGAAGGGTATGGTTTGTCAGAGGCATCTCCGGTTACATGTTTTAATCCGTTAGACCGCCCGCGTAAAGCTGGCTCAATAGGAACAAACATCATAAATGTTGAAAATAAAATTGTCAATGAGCTGGGTGATGAAGTAAAGCCGGGTCAGGTTGGTGAATTAATTGTCCGTGGCCCAAACGTCATGAAAGGATATTACAAAATGCCTGAAGATACAGCTGCAACAATTCGTGACGGCTGGCTATATACAGGAGATTTGGCTCGCATGGATAAAGAAGGTTACTTTTATATTGTAGATCGCAAAAAGGATTTAATTATTGTTGGTGGTTATAACGTCTATCCACGCGAGGTGGAGGAGGTTCTTTATAAGCATCCGGCAGTTATGGAGGCTGTGGTTCTGGGCATCCCTGATTATAATCTGGGAGAAGCTGTAAAAGCATACGTAGTAATGAATGATGCTTCAGTCAGTAAAGTAGAATTGCTTACATATTGCGCACAGCACCTTGCGAAGTATAAGGTTCCGTCTTCAATTGAATTTTTAGAAGAGCTTCCAAAGAATACAACAGGCAAAATTTTGCGCCGAGCATTAAAAGAAGAAGTTAGAGTATAA
- a CDS encoding lipoate--protein ligase, which translates to MLFIDNKGITDPTINLAIEEYCLKSLDINETYLLFYINEPSIIIGKNQNTAEEINADYVREKGIHVVRRLSGGGAVYHDLGNLNFSFITKDDGESFHNFRKFTEPVIEALQALGVHAELSGRNDILAEGRKISGNAQFSTKGRMFSHGTLLFDSHIEDVVGALNVKMDKIQSKGIKSIRSRVANISEFLEENMTIEQFRQLLLETIFQTKNIPSYELTDADWKEIYKLAEERYRNWDWNYGKSPRCNVQHSHRFPIGQVDVRLEVEKGIVKTCKIYGDFFGVGDVQDLEQTLQGRKFAKEDFEAALANIDIQRYFGDITKEEFVSLFF; encoded by the coding sequence ATGTTATTTATCGACAACAAAGGGATTACAGACCCCACAATTAACTTGGCAATCGAAGAGTACTGTCTGAAAAGCTTAGACATTAATGAAACGTACTTGCTGTTCTATATTAATGAACCATCTATTATTATTGGCAAAAACCAAAATACGGCGGAAGAGATTAATGCGGACTATGTAAGAGAAAAAGGTATTCACGTTGTGCGCAGACTGTCTGGGGGCGGCGCGGTGTATCATGATTTAGGTAACCTCAATTTTAGCTTTATTACGAAAGATGATGGGGAAAGTTTTCATAACTTTAGAAAGTTCACTGAGCCAGTCATTGAAGCGTTGCAAGCACTTGGTGTACATGCCGAATTGAGCGGTCGCAATGACATTTTGGCGGAGGGCAGAAAAATTTCCGGTAATGCGCAATTCTCTACTAAGGGAAGAATGTTTAGCCATGGTACTTTACTGTTTGATTCTCATATTGAAGATGTTGTAGGTGCATTGAACGTGAAAATGGATAAAATTCAATCAAAAGGAATTAAATCCATTCGCAGTCGTGTTGCAAATATTAGCGAGTTTTTAGAAGAGAATATGACGATAGAACAATTTAGGCAGCTATTACTTGAGACAATCTTTCAAACGAAGAATATTCCCTCCTATGAGCTTACAGATGCTGATTGGAAAGAGATTTATAAACTGGCTGAGGAGCGCTATCGGAACTGGGATTGGAATTATGGTAAATCTCCAAGATGTAATGTGCAGCACTCACATCGCTTCCCAATTGGACAGGTTGATGTGCGTTTGGAAGTAGAAAAAGGCATCGTCAAAACATGTAAAATTTATGGTGACTTTTTTGGAGTTGGGGATGTACAGGATTTAGAGCAAACCTTACAGGGACGAAAGTTTGCTAAAGAAGATTTTGAAGCAGCTTTAGCAAACATAGATATACAACGTTATTTTGGTGATATAACAAAAGAAGAGTTTGTTTCCTTATTCTTTTAA
- a CDS encoding M48 family metallopeptidase, which translates to MKKVIGWSLFLYVGFGLFIYWYLFYGTSTAIPEIYKGSSADPATFMSQRELVLSQDFSRIKYLLYFLATPFEWLVLLLILVLGISRNFEKWAKQSAKPKILQIGVYLFYLSLLTTALALPFQWIGYRISKFYQISTQTTASWVKDHIIDFWVNFVFMFVIVAVLLWLMKRSERWWLYAWCLSVPFTIFMTFIQPVFIDPLYNDFQPLQNKQLETKILKLAQQADIPASHVYEVNMSEKTNALNAYVTGIGSNSRIVLWDTTLKQLSENEILFIMAHEMAHYVKKHIYWALAGSIALSFVGLYLISRLINRTIRRFGHIFHIPSISSFSVLPLFFLLSSVLSFAASPAMNYVSRAEERASDTYAMELTNDNEAAVMTFQNLSKTSLSQVNPPGLVKLFLYTHPTILERIQYLEQYEKK; encoded by the coding sequence ATGAAAAAAGTTATCGGTTGGTCGCTTTTTCTGTATGTTGGTTTTGGCTTGTTCATATATTGGTATTTGTTTTATGGAACGAGCACAGCAATTCCTGAGATATATAAGGGATCTAGTGCGGATCCGGCAACATTTATGAGTCAGCGTGAGCTAGTTTTAAGCCAGGATTTTTCGCGTATTAAATATTTGCTGTACTTTCTTGCTACCCCATTTGAGTGGCTGGTTCTGCTGTTAATCTTAGTCCTTGGTATATCTCGTAACTTTGAAAAATGGGCAAAGCAAAGTGCTAAGCCTAAGATTCTGCAAATTGGTGTTTATTTATTTTACTTATCACTGTTAACAACAGCACTAGCACTTCCATTTCAGTGGATAGGCTATCGGATATCGAAGTTTTACCAGATCTCAACGCAAACAACTGCAAGTTGGGTGAAGGACCATATTATTGATTTTTGGGTGAATTTTGTCTTTATGTTTGTTATTGTGGCAGTGTTGCTTTGGTTGATGAAAAGAAGCGAGCGCTGGTGGTTGTACGCATGGTGCTTATCAGTGCCATTCACGATTTTCATGACCTTTATTCAGCCGGTTTTTATAGATCCGCTGTACAATGATTTTCAGCCGCTACAGAATAAACAGTTAGAAACTAAAATTTTGAAATTAGCACAACAAGCAGATATTCCTGCAAGTCATGTATATGAAGTAAACATGTCAGAGAAGACGAATGCGTTAAATGCATATGTAACAGGAATTGGATCTAATTCAAGAATTGTTTTGTGGGATACGACACTCAAACAGTTGAGCGAGAATGAGATTTTATTTATTATGGCGCATGAAATGGCGCACTACGTAAAAAAACATATTTATTGGGCGCTCGCAGGTTCCATTGCATTATCATTTGTTGGTCTGTATCTGATTAGCCGCTTAATCAATCGTACAATTCGGAGATTTGGTCATATCTTTCACATTCCATCTATCAGCAGTTTTTCCGTACTGCCGCTGTTTTTTCTCTTGTCATCTGTATTATCGTTCGCTGCAAGCCCAGCGATGAATTATGTATCGCGTGCAGAGGAACGCGCATCAGATACATATGCGATGGAGCTAACGAACGACAATGAAGCAGCGGTCATGACGTTTCAAAATTTGTCTAAAACAAGTTTAAGTCAAGTCAATCCACCAGGACTTGTGAAACTTTTCTTGTATACACATCCGACTATTTTAGAACGCATTCAATATTTGGAGCAGTATGAGAAGAAATAG
- the aceA gene encoding isocitrate lyase: MINQKAQQLQESWELDPRWKGIERPYTAQDVLRLRGSIEIEHTLARRGAQKLWNSLHTEDYIHALGALTGNQAMQQVKAGLKAIYLSGWQVAADANLSGHMYPDQSLYPANSVPAVVKRINQTLQRADQIQHMEGSADVDYFVPIVADAEAGFGGQLNVFELMKGMIEAGAAGVHFEDQLSSEKKCGHLGGKVLLPTQTAVRNLIAARLAADVMNVPTIIVARTDADAADLITSDIDPADQQFITGERTPEGFFRTRAGLDQAIARGLAYAPYADLIWCETSEPNLEDAKRFAEAIHEKFPGKLLAYNCSPSFNWKKKLDDETIANFQKEIATYGYKFQFVTLAGFHSLNYGMFELARGYKERGMAAYSELQQAEFAAEEHGYTATRHQREVGTGYFDQVAQVITGGTSSTTALKGSTEEEQFAK, from the coding sequence ATGATAAATCAAAAAGCACAACAATTACAAGAAAGCTGGGAGCTAGATCCACGATGGAAAGGCATTGAGCGTCCGTATACAGCGCAGGATGTGCTTCGTCTGCGCGGTTCAATTGAAATTGAGCACACACTTGCACGCCGCGGTGCGCAAAAACTATGGAACAGCTTGCATACGGAGGATTATATTCATGCATTAGGCGCCTTAACAGGAAATCAAGCAATGCAGCAAGTAAAGGCTGGTTTAAAGGCAATTTACTTGAGTGGCTGGCAGGTAGCTGCGGATGCGAACTTGTCCGGTCATATGTATCCGGATCAAAGTCTATATCCTGCTAATAGTGTACCAGCTGTGGTAAAGCGTATTAACCAAACACTGCAGCGTGCGGATCAAATTCAACATATGGAAGGCAGCGCCGATGTAGATTATTTCGTACCAATTGTTGCGGATGCAGAAGCAGGCTTTGGCGGTCAGCTTAATGTATTTGAATTAATGAAGGGAATGATTGAAGCGGGAGCTGCAGGCGTTCACTTTGAAGACCAGCTTTCCTCCGAGAAAAAGTGCGGACATCTTGGCGGAAAGGTATTATTACCAACACAAACGGCAGTGCGTAACTTAATTGCAGCGCGCTTAGCGGCAGACGTGATGAACGTGCCGACAATCATCGTAGCGAGAACAGATGCGGATGCAGCGGATTTGATTACAAGTGACATTGATCCAGCTGACCAGCAGTTTATTACAGGTGAAAGAACACCGGAGGGCTTTTTCCGTACAAGAGCTGGCCTTGACCAGGCGATTGCGCGAGGTCTTGCTTATGCACCATATGCAGACTTAATTTGGTGCGAAACATCTGAACCGAACTTAGAGGATGCGAAGCGTTTTGCTGAGGCTATTCATGAAAAATTCCCAGGAAAACTGCTTGCTTACAACTGCTCTCCATCTTTCAATTGGAAGAAGAAGCTAGATGATGAAACCATTGCGAACTTCCAAAAAGAAATTGCAACATACGGCTATAAATTCCAATTTGTTACGCTAGCTGGCTTCCATTCCTTGAATTACGGTATGTTTGAATTAGCACGCGGATACAAGGAGCGCGGGATGGCTGCATACTCTGAACTGCAACAGGCAGAATTTGCTGCAGAGGAGCATGGCTATACGGCAACGCGTCATCAGCGTGAAGTGGGAACAGGTTACTTTGATCAAGTGGCGCAGGTAATAACCGGAGGAACATCATCTACAACTGCATTAAAAGGTTCTACAGAAGAAGAACAATTTGCGAAGTAA
- a CDS encoding MBL fold metallo-hydrolase, translating to MKLTVVGFWGGYPEAGEATSGYLLEYEGFQLLIDCGSGVLSQLQTYIGVDELDAVVISHYHHDHIADIGVLQYARLIQFFNGEKLPTLPIYGHQLDQQGFASLTHAPYTAGMAYNPEEELQIGPFTITFLPTKHPVPCFAMRITAGTSTIVYTADTSYLPELAPFTKGADLFICECNMYAHQDGKDAGHLNSTEAGQIAQEAKVGQLLLTHLPHAGNVADLVQEARVVYDGPIELARSGYIWNV from the coding sequence ATGAAACTTACAGTTGTGGGCTTTTGGGGTGGTTATCCAGAAGCTGGAGAAGCGACATCAGGTTATTTGTTGGAGTATGAGGGATTTCAATTGCTTATTGATTGTGGCAGCGGTGTACTGTCACAATTGCAAACATACATAGGTGTAGATGAGCTAGATGCTGTGGTGATATCGCATTATCATCACGATCATATTGCAGATATTGGGGTTTTACAATATGCGCGCCTCATCCAATTTTTTAATGGGGAAAAGCTCCCTACTTTACCGATTTACGGACATCAATTGGATCAACAAGGTTTTGCGTCTTTAACACATGCCCCTTATACAGCAGGCATGGCGTACAACCCAGAAGAAGAGCTACAAATTGGTCCGTTTACGATTACATTTCTGCCAACGAAGCATCCTGTACCATGCTTTGCGATGCGAATTACAGCAGGAACAAGTACGATTGTATATACAGCTGATACAAGCTACTTACCTGAGTTGGCGCCGTTCACAAAAGGAGCAGACTTATTTATTTGCGAATGCAATATGTATGCACATCAGGACGGGAAAGATGCAGGACATTTAAATAGTACAGAAGCTGGTCAGATTGCACAGGAGGCAAAAGTAGGGCAGCTGCTGCTGACGCATTTGCCGCATGCTGGCAATGTAGCTGATTTGGTACAGGAAGCACGCGTTGTGTATGATGGGCCTATTGAACTGGCACGAAGCGGTTATATTTGGAATGTATGA